In Granulicella tundricola MP5ACTX9, a single genomic region encodes these proteins:
- the flgK gene encoding flagellar hook-associated protein FlgK, with protein MISLMSTLNTASEALMAQEAEISVTNNNIANASTAGYTRETVSLQEAAPTSQGALSVGNGVEVAGITSVRNELLTSRIQQQTSEQGSSDAQVTALTQIQTLFPSTGTSLASSLSGFFTSLSALSSNPTDAANRQTVLSSAQTLVQQFNSVSAGLSGPASSLNTTVKTDVAQINELSSEAASLNQQITSQSATGQSSGTLTDQLGQVETQLASLTNISVTHGTGGDTITTGNGTPLVLAGQSHALQTSTGSDGNTHILDSSGTDITSAISSGDLGGTIQIRDTVLPGLQTSLDTLANQFATAFNSAQASGYTQNGTAGAALFSIPTTVAGSAAAISLTTTDPTAIAASSDGSSGSSGNVANLVALQNSALPSGQSVTTGSANLVYQIGNLTSNATTQQSSISLSLSSLTTQQSSVSGVSIDEESANLIRYQQAYEAAAKVVSTISTLFDTTINMISGS; from the coding sequence ATGATCAGTTTGATGTCCACTCTCAATACGGCGAGCGAGGCGCTTATGGCGCAGGAGGCCGAGATTTCGGTCACCAACAATAACATCGCAAACGCGAGCACAGCCGGGTACACCCGTGAGACGGTGAGCCTGCAGGAGGCCGCCCCCACGAGCCAAGGCGCCCTGAGCGTAGGCAATGGCGTGGAGGTTGCCGGCATTACCTCGGTCCGGAACGAGCTTCTCACCTCACGCATTCAACAGCAGACCTCAGAGCAGGGCAGCTCGGATGCGCAGGTGACCGCCCTGACGCAGATCCAAACCCTCTTTCCGAGCACCGGCACCAGCCTGGCGAGCAGCCTTTCCGGCTTCTTCACCAGCCTATCCGCGCTTTCGTCCAATCCGACGGATGCAGCGAACCGGCAGACCGTTCTTTCCAGCGCACAGACGCTGGTGCAGCAGTTCAACTCCGTCTCGGCAGGGTTGAGCGGGCCGGCCAGCAGCTTGAACACCACGGTGAAGACCGACGTGGCGCAGATCAATGAACTGAGCAGCGAAGCGGCCAGCCTGAACCAGCAGATTACGTCGCAGAGCGCTACCGGGCAAAGCTCCGGAACTCTGACGGATCAGTTGGGCCAGGTCGAGACGCAGCTTGCGTCGCTGACCAATATCTCAGTAACCCATGGCACCGGTGGGGATACCATTACGACCGGCAATGGGACGCCACTGGTGCTGGCCGGCCAGAGCCATGCGTTGCAGACGTCTACCGGCTCCGATGGCAATACGCATATCCTGGACTCCAGCGGGACCGACATCACCTCCGCGATCAGCAGTGGCGATCTTGGCGGAACGATCCAGATCCGCGATACCGTTCTTCCCGGCCTACAGACTTCGCTGGATACGCTGGCGAATCAGTTTGCGACTGCGTTCAACTCCGCGCAGGCGAGTGGTTATACGCAGAATGGAACCGCCGGCGCCGCCCTGTTTTCTATTCCGACGACCGTCGCCGGCTCCGCAGCGGCGATCTCGCTGACGACGACCGACCCTACCGCCATTGCGGCGAGCTCGGACGGATCCTCCGGCAGCAGCGGCAACGTGGCGAATCTGGTTGCGTTACAGAATTCGGCGTTGCCTTCCGGGCAGAGTGTTACGACAGGGTCGGCGAACCTGGTCTACCAGATCGGCAATCTGACTTCCAATGCGACGACGCAGCAGAGCTCAATTTCTCTGAGCTTGAGCAGTCTGACGACGCAGCAGAGTTCAGTCTCCGGAGTCTCGATCGACGAAGAGTCCGCAAATCTTATCCGCTATCAGCAGGCTTATGAGGCGGCGGCCAAGGTGGTGAGCACCATCTCCACCCTGTTCGACACAACCATCAATATGATCAGCGGGAGTTAA
- a CDS encoding flagellar biosynthesis anti-sigma factor FlgM: protein MRVDLYNSAAATEATTQASKIAQDKSLNAQAKTGVQKTETEDTTTLTSASDPVQSLTKTALETTPSRAAKVALLKQSVNDATYQLDSAKIAEALANADV from the coding sequence GTGAGAGTAGACCTTTACAACTCGGCAGCCGCAACAGAAGCAACCACACAGGCAAGCAAGATTGCCCAAGACAAGTCCCTGAACGCGCAGGCCAAAACCGGCGTCCAGAAGACTGAAACCGAAGACACGACCACGCTGACTTCAGCAAGCGATCCAGTTCAATCGCTGACGAAGACGGCACTCGAGACCACTCCTTCCCGGGCAGCCAAGGTGGCTTTGCTGAAGCAGTCCGTGAACGACGCAACGTATCAACTTGATTCTGCCAAGATTGCCGAAGCACTCGCGAACGCTGACGTATAG
- a CDS encoding rod-binding protein yields MTFDVQSSQFNDLATQSDRLLQRTQAAANASATPSLEDAKITKAGKDFESILLGSWLQQAENSFGSVPGGDEDDDAGSGKDQFQGIAMQAMAGSLTASGGIGIAKMITSHLHSAADSEKAGAHAKPGANSTTISGRKET; encoded by the coding sequence ATGACGTTCGACGTTCAATCTTCACAATTCAACGATCTTGCTACGCAGTCCGATCGGCTTCTACAGCGAACGCAGGCCGCCGCCAACGCAAGTGCAACCCCTTCTCTCGAAGACGCCAAGATCACCAAGGCCGGGAAGGATTTTGAGTCCATCCTATTGGGTAGCTGGCTCCAGCAGGCGGAGAACTCCTTTGGCTCCGTCCCCGGCGGGGACGAAGACGATGACGCCGGCTCCGGTAAGGACCAGTTCCAAGGCATTGCCATGCAGGCCATGGCAGGCTCTCTGACGGCGTCTGGCGGTATCGGGATCGCCAAGATGATCACCTCTCATCTGCACTCGGCTGCGGACTCGGAGAAGGCCGGAGCGCACGCGAAGCCGGGAGCGAATTCAACAACGATCAGCGGCAGAAAAGAAACTTAA